A window of Leishmania donovani BPK282A1 complete genome, chromosome 35 genomic DNA:
gcaccgacgcagaaagcaaaaacaaaagcaGCAACAAAGAAGATCTCTTCACGGCAAAgcaaagaaagaagaaaaggagaaacgCATCATCCAACGAAAACAGAAACCAGCTGAATGCGAACTCGACAGGATACAACGCTGATCCCGAGCATGCGCTATCGAGATCGGCagccagcggcgctggctgACCTGCACccttcgtcctcctcctccttctcgccAGGTAAAGAGAAGCGGCCGAAAACGTTGCGGAGAACAACGAAGAGTGGCGTCCCTCTGTCAAAACGATTTCCAAGGATGCAGATGGTGAGAGGCGCAGATTGCGTggggtgcggctgccacaGAGGCCACGTTGTGGTTGGCACTGACTGAACTCAAACAACACTAGATAAATGGCACGCTGCAGCAAAAGTGGGTTCGCAGACGATAGAGTGCACTGCCGAATATCGGGGTAACTATTTACGTAGCCCAACggggcagggagggggtggggaagtGGGACAGGGCAGAGATGTGCCTTCTCTGGGGTTACTATAACACTtggaaacaaaaaaaaaaggtgtgCGAAAGAGGAACGGGCAGGAAGCAGCAAGCCCCCTTCAAGAAGCCTCACATGCAGAGGTGACAGAGAGAAATCGAATGTGGGTGcgcgagggaggaagagagtgTCCGGCGAATCTCTGCGTAAACGACGAAGTGACGAGATGGTACGTGCGATCGGGCGATCGCACCTCTACGAGATGGCAGAAGGTGCGCACGTCCGTAGAAGTGAGCGGGTGAAAAGTGCAGCTAGTCCAaagaagcggaggagggagagaagcaagTGAGCCGGCGAGAGTTTGCGCGGACAACCAAAAGCAAGACGCATACGAGACTGCGCCGAAACAAGCACAGCGCGTTTGTTCTGCTTGATGTGATTCCCTTGACGGGATCGGAAATCAAGAGCTCAAAGAGCCTGCGTACTTGCACGAACTCGCGAAACGAGGGCGGGTGCAAGGGCCGCTGAACAACGCGCCGAGCAGCCTGAAAGCGCAGAGATgggaggcgtgtgtgtcggccTGTGCCGGAAGGAGGCATCCAAACGAAGAGGGGCCACCGTCAGCGCCTCTATTTCGTTACGAAGTCTCCTGGACTTCGCTTGGTCCCATCTCCAGCCATATTCCCGTTTCACTATacttcatttttttttttctcactTTCTTTTCGATTACCGGAAACAGGATTATATGCCCTTGCGTCGCTTACAAGtgaagaaacacacacagagagacagacagacagagaacGGGAAAAAAAACTAACAAGACAAAATGGAGaacatgaaaaaaaaagagcgcaAGAATgaggggaaaaaaaaacgacacgcacacatacacactcaAAGCCCACCGAGTACAAAAAGGAACAACGAGCTTTTAGTTGCGGAGCTGAAAACAGGAGGAGAGTGTGGCGTGTGCAGGGCGAAATGCGGCCCGGCTTCTTGgctgtctttctctttttttttctgaaCAGTTCTTTTCAGACCTCTTTCTGTtaccttcttttttttgtttccctGCGATTTGAGaagtatgtgtgtgtgtgtgtgtctgagggatgtttttttctgtgtttcTGCCCTGGCGCACGCGTCGCTGCTAGTGCGTtcgctccttttctttttcacaTCACATGTGTGCCTatgccctctctctcccttcagGTTCTTCGTTTCTTAACTCTTGTCCATCCACTTGATTTACGGCTCAAGACCCCGAAAATACGACGtcagccaaaaaaaaaagagcgtgAGAAGAAGCCACCAAGAAAATGATgtgcagagaaaaaaaagcgggaAGTGGAAGGGAGGCAAACACTGACCTGGGATGTGTGCATCAACGCATGCGCAagcgcgcacatgcgcgcgccaAGCCACGCGTATCTCTTCTACATGCTCGGCAACATTGTACACACTATTAGcaaaagagaagaggaacgaaagagagaaaacaaatACGAAAAAGAAATCTGTTGAGTGACTCGAAAAGGGGGTGGTATTTGTTCTTATTGTTGATGCCTCGTCCTCCGCACTTCGTTACCCCCCTCACTGCCAgcctacacacacactctctaTACGTCTTCTTTTATTTCTTCGTGCTCGTCGTTTCTTTTCAATCTCGGTTTCGACtgcgttttcctttttgtcGTAGACAACACATCAGAGAACACGCGGGTAAGCGCAGCTGTATAGGTGCTTGCGCGTGTATGGACGTGCATGAACGGTTTTTTTGTGCAAATTTCAGAACTCGTCCACAAGACGCAACGCATGCGGGCATAAAGGCTCACAGGAAGCAGAGAGCTACCGAGATACGGAGAAAATGTAACACATGGTGAGAATGTCGACGCGTGCCTTTTTGTCGGTGACCATGGATCACTGAACCAAACcaaacagagaaaaaaaacgaaaagtctgagaaagagaaacagcgGAGGTGTCTATGGGCTGTGGCAATGAGAAAAAGCAAAGGTTCGTGGCTTTTGTCTtacggcgcgcagctcttcaATGAACTTTCGTCTTTGATAactacacacacatatatatatatataataaTAAATAttaaatatatatatatatataaacatatatatgtatcCGCCTAGGCGATCTTTGCTTTGCGTTACAAGCAACGAGCAATTCAACGACGacaaaaacaacaaagaggTTGAGAaccgtgcacacacacacacacacacgcacgcgcacgcacacgcacacctcctcTTCAAACACACGGAAGCACGCACAAAACAACAATGAAACAAGCCACATACTCGATGATCAAcagaacaacaacgaaaaaaaaaacggaacAAAGACAAACACGCCACCATCgggtgtttgtgtgccttGCCTCAGCGAATGCgcttgtgtttgtgtgtgtgtgtgtttcgctAGAGTAGGTGAGAGTGCATGCTTCTGtaaaagagaaaaaagggaaaacgaagaggagaacagagaaaaaaaaacgagacGAGAAAGCCAAACAAAAGCCAATACAAAAACAGCGCAAGACAACAACAAGAAAATGATGAAGCAAGTGACAGAGAAGGCGAGaaagcgacgacgacaagaGGAGATgatagaaaaaaaaacgaagcgGGGGCAGGCACAACCCGTGATGTAAGCTGGAATTAATAattgttcttttttttgttttcgtttttgtttttgtgtttttttttctttttgggggtggggggagaaagaggggatTGTTGTTGGCTTCTGAACTTATACTTTTTTGGGGAGGAGAGTTCATtgttgtgtgcgtatgtTTTCCTGTCCACTTACTTAGCGGGCATCTCTCCCAACGGATCGCTTCAAGGacacccacacaaacacatacaaaaaaaaattctTTACCGTCAAGGATTGTTCTTCACCTCGCCAAATATATAAGCACCCTCCTTCAGCTTTATTTGTGTTTGTGGTtgcagtttttttttttgttagcgggggaggggagggggattgCCTCTTCATAGCGTTTTCCTTTTGCTCGTTAACGACAAAGAAAGGGTAGCGGTGGTGCGAGGCCCCCTCCACTAATGAATGATCTTTCTTACGTCACACGggagagcgaaaaaaagaaagcgaaggaCAGAGAGACAAAAACATCACTACTCCCAGTAGAGCGGCAAACTGtgggaaaggaaaaaggaTGAACAAAAATCTAAAAAAAATGATACGcatacatgcacatacacatacaagCCCGGAGCGAGAATCTGAGAAGaacacgtgtgcgtgcgggggTCCAGGTGTGTATGgatgtatgtgcgtgtgtgtgtgtaggctGCCTTCTTGCACGACGCCTAAAGCCACAAGAAGTGAAAAGCCATCCCAACCAACGCGCACATGCTCATCCCcgagagagcaagagcaaccacaacagcaacgaaaaggaagaaagAAGTGGAAGAAGCACAAACACAAAGCAAAGAAGCTCCATTCCGACACCAACGTACGGAAGACACCTACATGCACTTACACACAtacctgcacacgcacacacacacacgtttcAGTGCAGAGCACCACGCAAACCCACAGGTGGCATTAACAGTAAACAGAAAACAAGTCAAGCGTAGGAAGAACGGAGAACGCCCAGCGAACCCCGGCGAGGCGTGAGAACGAGAAGACTGGGAACCGACTCCTGGCACACAGCACCTTCACTGCGCGGGAGCCCAGGAGAAGGATCCCTcacgagcacacacaaacacacaaaatACCACcaaagcacacgcacagagctACAAGCAAGACAATTCTCGCAAGGCCACTTACTGCGCGTTGGTGGGTGCgaatgcgtgcgcgtctgcgcagaTCTGATAGAGTGTGTGGGCATTGCCTGGAATCGTCCTCGTCACCAAACTATGCGGCACAGTGCGCGccaagggggggggcgggggcgggaggagagagcgctCCAACAAAGTGGGGACACCTTAGAAGCCACCGTCGTCCACACCGCCGCCCCGGCGACCACCGCCAGACGGAGCAGAAGGACGGCTGTCACCCCATgagccaccgccaccgccccggCCGCCCGGACCGCCGGAAcggtggccaccgccgccaccaccaccaccgccaccacgacgacgaccaccgCCTCCCATGTCGCgagacagcagcgcctcgcccTCCACGAGCTCCGCCTCTTGCTGAAACCACTTGGGAATCTCCTGGCCATGCTCCGAAAAGTACTTGTGCAGGTCCAGCGCAAGGCGGCGGTTGTTCCGGTTGTAAAAAGCAGTTGCGATACCCTTGTTACCGGCGCGGCCGGTACGGCCGATGCGATGCGTGTAGTCGTCCATCTCCTGCGGCAGATCAAACTGCACAACGTGCGCCACATCGGGGATGTCCAAACCACGAGAGGCCACATCCGTCGCGACCAGGATGGGCGTCACCTTCTGTTTAAAGTCCTCAAGGGCCGCTTCGCGATCCTGCTGACGACGGTCGCCGTGGAtcgtggtgctgctgatgccctcgcggtgcaggcggcggtTTACGTCCTCAGCCATCTTCTTCGTCTCCACAAAGATCAGCACCATATCGCTCATCTCGTGGCCGTAGATGATTTGCAGCAGGCGGTCCATCTTCTCGTTGTCCGGCACGTGCTCGATCGTCTGGGTGATGTTCTTTGTCGTCGACCCGACACGACCGACGGTAAGCAAGTAGTACTTGCGGCGCAGGTAGCGCTTGGCGAGGTTGAGAATGCGCTGCGGGAAGGTGGCACTGAACATGAAGGTCTGACGCTCATCGACGGTCGGCATATCGGTGTAGCGCGACGCGACGAGCTCCTCGATCTGCTCCTCGAATCCCATCTCCAGCATACGGTCCGCCTCATCCAGAATGAGAAACTTGATagcggagaaagagaggtaCTCCTCGTTGAACATATCGCGCAGACGACCAGGGCAGGCGACCAGGATATCCTGCTCGAAGCGCTGCGGGTAGCGGGTTCCACCGTACACGACGTCGTAGAAGATATCCGTGTTGAAGGTGAGCTTTCGAACCTCGTCAAAGATCTGCACGGCCAGCtcgcgcgtcggcgccagcaccagcgcaaTGGGGTAGCTcttgcgctggcgcgccggcGACACACCGTGGACCAGCATGTACTGCACAACGGGGATCAGGAAGGCAGCCGTCTTACCAGAACCCGTCTGCGCACACGCCATCAGATCGCTACCGGAGAGCGCAACCGGGATACCGTACCGCTGCACAGGCGTCGGCTTTTTGTAGCCGCAGCGCTCGATGTTAGCGGCCAGCGCCGGCTCGACAAGCAGATCGGCGAAGTCCTCCACAGGCTTTACATCGCGCGGCACCATCTCGACCGGAATGCTGTCGTAGTTCTCCAGCGAAATGCCCgtctggcggtggcggtgctcaAAGAGCTCCATCACCTTGGCCTCGTCGTGGCAATTACGGCGCAGGTGCGAGGCACGTGTGACGCGACGAATGCCCGACTGTGTCTGCTGGGGAGCTGGCGAGGTCACGTCTTCTCCAGCCTTCGCAGGATCAGGGACGGCTGAGCGCAGCGCAACCGCGCCAGCGGTAGTCGCCGGAGCCGGGGCAGAttcctgcggcgccgtccgcgcCTCCGTCGGCGCAGGCGAAGAGGCCCATGCGTTGCCCTGAGCGCCGCCGGACTCCTCCATGACGTCGTCCTCGTTGCGGAAGGAGCGGAAGTCACGGCGACCACCACGCTCACCACGTCCGCGCGGGCGGTCATAGTCGTAGTCCCGGCCATAGCCCCCACGACGCCAGCGAGAGCCACCGCGGCGGTAGGCATCGTAGCCGCCGTCCTCGTagtcgtcgtcctcgttgcccgtgccgccgccacggtcgccgccctcgccgtagtcgtcctcgtcgtcgtagtagcgccggccaccgcgaccaccacggccgccgtaACCGCCACGCCGgtagccgccaccgccataGCCGCTGTCGTAGTTGCGAGAGtagccgccctcctcgccctcgccgtcaTCAtagtcgcggcggcggtagccgccaccgccctcctcctcagcatCGTAGTAGCGCCGCCCACCGCGaccaccacggccgccgaAGCCACCGTCGTAGTTGCGGCCGCCAGAGCGGTAACCACCAcgtccgccgcggccgtAGCCACGGTCATCCTCGCGACTCCAGGGCTCAGACACCGCCTCACGTCTCTCGTGCGCAGGAGGGGCGAAACCACCAGTCTCGACAGGAAGGCTGGCCGGCGCCTTCTCCGGGGCGCTCACAGGAGCACTCGCCGGggtcggcgcagcagcaggagcaggcgcaggagcgcTGGCGGGAGCGGGAGCCGTGGAAGCATTGCTGGCACAGGCGCGGTCACCAGCGgcggatgccgctgccgggcTGGCGTTGTCCTCGTCGCGGGTTTCACGGTTTGTCCAGGCATTGTAGGAGCCACGACcgcgaccaccgccgcgaccaCCGCGGTAGCCACCGCGTCCGCCACGGTACTCCTCATTGTCGTCGCGgtttccgccgccgccgccggacGGGTCAGAGCGCCAGTTGTCCGATCGGTGAGCCCCGCCCCTGCGGCCGCGCCCACCACGTGAGTATTCGGGTCGGTCGTCACGGAAGGTGTTTACATCACCACCTTCCACGGCGCCATCTCGTTGATACTCAGTGTCGGAAATTTTCTTATCGTTGATATATTCCATAAATGCACTCGGGTTCGATCTGCACAGGCGGAGTTGGGGCGTTTTTGAGGCAGCAAATGGGtgatgcgcagcaggtgaGAACAAGTaacacgtgtgtgtgtgtgtgtgtgtaatgTGCGTGTATGAAGAGGGAGTCGATAAAGTGCGCGGCACCAAGGTCACGCGATCAGAGAGGTTCGGAaaggggagaaaaaaaaatgtgtgtggggaagggggagtgTGAGCAAGAGTTTCATAAACATGTAGAGAGAGCGTGCCTGAAGCGGTAATACAGCACAGTACTTGCGCACGCGGCGAGAGGCGGGGGGACGACAGCAACCCCACAAATGGAGAGAAGAACCTCCATCCTCTGAAGCTGGAGAgccaagagagagacgcgcattcgctcgcctctctccacacAGTTTTCCCTCTCGCGGTGCGTTCTACGTTCCCTTGCCACCTACCTCAGAGCCGGCACCACAGACATGTCCACTTTGATCGTTCTTGCACTCCATATTTTCAAGGAGAAACGCGGATGCGCTAtggacacacgcacacgcatcgcCTTTTTCGTGTGGGCACTTGCAAGCCGATGCCCATGAGCAGGGATAAAAgctttctgtttttttttttgtttgttgcTGCTTCCAGCTGCCTTgtgctttttgtttgtgtgtgagGGCGTCGTTCTGCGCACAAAGGTGACGATTATGGCGCTGGAGAAGGTAAGTAGAGCGCGAAGAGAAACGCGGCCTTCCCGCGCCCTTTGCTtcgcctcgccgctgtctcTCGCGAGCAGCAACCGTTAGCACTGACCTTCTTTTTTCAGAAGGAAGGTGCTCCCCTTCCGTGTGTATGCGTCACCCATACATTTTGCTTTTAAATACATTTGTCCTCCGCGGTTCAAAAGGAGTCTTTCGGAAGGGCTCCTCGCTAGCACAaggcacacctgcacacacgtgcacgcac
This region includes:
- a CDS encoding ATP-dependent RNA helicase, putative, whose product is MEYINDKKISDTEYQRDGAVEGGDVNTFRDDRPEYSRGGRGRRGGAHRSDNWRSDPSGGGGGNRDDNEEYRGGRGGYRGGRGGGRGRGSYNAWTNRETRDEDNASPAAASAAGDRACASNASTAPAPASAPAPAPAAAPTPASAPVSAPEKAPASLPVETGGFAPPAHERREAVSEPWSREDDRGYGRGGRGGYRSGGRNYDGGFGGRGGRGGRRYYDAEEEGGGGYRRRDYDDGEGEEGGYSRNYDSGYGGGGYRRGGYGGRGGRGGRRYYDDEDDYGEGGDRGGGTGNEDDDYEDGGYDAYRRGGSRWRRGGYGRDYDYDRPRGRGERGGRRDFRSFRNEDDVMEESGGAQGNAWASSPAPTEARTAPQESAPAPATTAGAVALRSAVPDPAKAGEDVTSPAPQQTQSGIRRVTRASHLRRNCHDEAKVMELFEHRHRQTGISLENYDSIPVEMVPRDVKPVEDFADLLVEPALAANIERCGYKKPTPVQRYGIPVALSGSDLMACAQTGSGKTAAFLIPVVQYMLVHGVSPARQRKSYPIALVLAPTRELAVQIFDEVRKLTFNTDIFYDVVYGGTRYPQRFEQDILVACPGRLRDMFNEEYLSFSAIKFLILDEADRMLEMGFEEQIEELVASRYTDMPTVDERQTFMFSATFPQRILNLAKRYLRRKYYLLTVGRVGSTTKNITQTIEHVPDNEKMDRLLQIIYGHEMSDMVLIFVETKKMAEDVNRRLHREGISSTTIHGDRRQQDREAALEDFKQKVTPILVATDVASRGLDIPDVAHVVQFDLPQEMDDYTHRIGRTGRAGNKGIATAFYNRNNRRLALDLHKYFSEHGQEIPKWFQQEAELVEGEALLSRDMGGGGRRRGGGGGGGGGGHRSGGPGGRGGGGGSWGDSRPSAPSGGGRRGGGVDDGGF